From the Thermodesulfobacteriota bacterium genome, the window ATCGGCATGAGCGAGGCCGGCAAGGCGATCCTGGCCGGCGACGTGGATTTCGAGGCGGTGAAGGAGAAGGCCTCGGCCATCACGCCGGTGCCGGGCGGGGTGGGGCCCATGACCATCACCATGCTCATGAAGAATACCGTGCAGGCGGCCAAGCAGGCGGCCGGCCTCCTGTAAGACGACCGAGACGGCGCCGGGCTTTGTCTGCCCCGGCCGGCCCTGAGAGGGAATGACCATGGCGAATGTGCGCAAAGGTTGTGAGACCTGTCCTGAGATCACCTGCGCCTCCACCCGGGAGATACTGAGCCAGGGGGTGGCCAAGGGTGTTCGCACCACCTACGACCGGATCAAGGCTCGGGGCATGGCCGCCTGTCTGTTCGGCTCCGGCGGCACCTGTTGCCGGAACTGCAACATGGGACCCTGCCAGATCATCGATGGCGTCGAGGACATGATCGGCGTCTGCGGCGCCACCGCCGACACGGTGGCGGCCCGGAATTTCTGCCGGGCCATCGCCTCGGGCACCGCCTCCCACACGGACCACGCCCGGGAGATGGTGCTGGGGCTCATCGCCACAGGCCGCGGCGAGACCCCGTACGAGATCAAGGATCCTGGCAAGCTGCGCATGCTGGCCGGACTCTTTGGGGTGGAGACCGGGGGCAAAGACCTCAAGGCCCTGGCCGTGGAGGTGGGGGAGAAGGCCCTGGCCGAGTTCGGCAAGCAGACCGGCACCCAGGTGATGACCAACAGGGCGCCCAGGAAGCGCCAGGAGCTGTGGCAGAAGATGGGGGTCACCCCCCGGGGCGTGGATCGGGAGGTGGTGGAGCTGATGCACCGCACCCACATGGGCGTGGATCAGGAGTACCACAACCTGATGCTCCAGGGCACCCGCTGCGCCCTGGCGGACGGCTGGGGCGCGTCCATGCTCTCCACCGAGATCACCGACATCCTGTTCGGTACCCCGGTGCCCATCCGGGCCAAGGTGGATCTGGGGGTGCTGCGTACCGACCAGGTCAACATCACCGTCCACGGCCATGAGCCGCTCCTGGCCGAGTCCCTGGCCATGGCGGCCGAGGATCCGGAGATCCTGGCCATGGCCAGGAAGCAGGGGGCGACCGGCATCAACCTGGCCGGCGTCTGCTGCACCGGCAACGAGATCCTCATGCGCCGGGGCATCCCGGTGGCGGCCGGCTTCGTGCAGCAGGAGATGGTGCTGTCCACCGGCGCGGTGGAGGCCATGGTGGTGGACGTCCAGTGCGTCATGCAGGCGGTGGCCGATGTGGCCAAGTCCTTCCACACCGACATCATCACCACCAACTACCGGGCCAAGATGCCCGGGGCGGTGCACATCCAGTTCGACGAGCACGACGCCCTGGGCAGTGCCAAGAAGATCCTGGCCCATGCCATCGCCAACTTCAAGAAGCGGGGCAAGCATTACATCCCCATCACCCAGAAGCTGGACGTGGTGGTCGGCTTTTCCCACGAGACGATCAACTATATGCTGGGCGGCCGCTTCCGGGCTTCCTACC encodes:
- the cooS gene encoding anaerobic carbon-monoxide dehydrogenase catalytic subunit produces the protein MANVRKGCETCPEITCASTREILSQGVAKGVRTTYDRIKARGMAACLFGSGGTCCRNCNMGPCQIIDGVEDMIGVCGATADTVAARNFCRAIASGTASHTDHAREMVLGLIATGRGETPYEIKDPGKLRMLAGLFGVETGGKDLKALAVEVGEKALAEFGKQTGTQVMTNRAPRKRQELWQKMGVTPRGVDREVVELMHRTHMGVDQEYHNLMLQGTRCALADGWGASMLSTEITDILFGTPVPIRAKVDLGVLRTDQVNITVHGHEPLLAESLAMAAEDPEILAMARKQGATGINLAGVCCTGNEILMRRGIPVAAGFVQQEMVLSTGAVEAMVVDVQCVMQAVADVAKSFHTDIITTNYRAKMPGAVHIQFDEHDALGSAKKILAHAIANFKKRGKHYIPITQKLDVVVGFSHETINYMLGGRFRASYRPLNDNIVNGRIRGVAAIVGCDNYKYSDDAHIKVAKELIANDVLVLATGCAATALGRNGFLRPEAAAQYAGPGLAEVCETVGMPPVLHMGSCVDNSRLLIAATAMVHEGGLGDDLSMLPVAGTAPLWMSEKAVAIGEYFVGSGVYVVFQSLPITGAKSFSRYLLEGIAADFGGKWDIEEDPVELARKMIRHIDSKREALGINKKKERVLFDMAMRRELSSGVHAGCKGGVTAA